A single Parvularculales bacterium DNA region contains:
- a CDS encoding MAPEG family protein — MTNIDALTAASLWVAAHMLLIWFLGIHVTRLRMKLGVGTGVGDDPKLERAVRAHGNATEHVPVLLVGLGFMALLGASPMVIHILGATLFVARLAHAQGIQVLDKGLPPGRAGGNIVTWVVTWLIALALIFNFAGLISLF, encoded by the coding sequence AGCCTATGGGTTGCGGCGCACATGCTGCTGATATGGTTTTTGGGTATTCATGTCACGAGACTTCGCATGAAGCTGGGCGTTGGTACGGGTGTGGGTGATGATCCTAAGCTTGAAAGGGCAGTGCGTGCACATGGGAATGCTACTGAACATGTGCCGGTTCTTCTGGTTGGGTTGGGATTTATGGCTCTTCTGGGTGCGTCTCCGATGGTGATTCATATCCTCGGTGCAACGCTTTTTGTTGCGCGGTTAGCGCACGCTCAGGGCATTCAGGTCCTTGATAAAGGTCTACCGCCGGGACGCGCCGGGGGCAACATTGTGACCTGGGTGGTCACCTGGCTCATTGCGCTGGCGCTAATATTCAATTTTGCAGGCCTGATATCACTCTTCTAA
- a CDS encoding glutathione S-transferase family protein, producing MTDLRIFTYLPNPRLYKATIAARFSGATIDIVGDAPPELANWLWDYDARKLTDEEKDELEPYARKARVGFDGVLYKSDAFLVANPFGTVPAGFGNNGQTGLFESNAIMKAAARSGPNAGTLLGGDAMGQSRVDSFLDRTLVFARDMQRYLLADEQRIEALHAESSNSLITYATGLNQALKGSSYIAGNELTLADIAVACELCQMTNERRIIDQFKHLAPEPLMPLLSEFEELGIHVRKLSKNPKFSEDLSRYFKRLLSVWD from the coding sequence ATGACAGACCTTCGAATCTTTACATATCTCCCTAACCCCCGCCTTTACAAAGCAACCATAGCCGCACGCTTTAGCGGTGCCACGATAGATATTGTCGGCGACGCACCGCCTGAACTAGCCAACTGGCTTTGGGATTATGACGCACGAAAACTGACGGATGAAGAGAAAGATGAGCTTGAACCCTACGCACGCAAAGCCCGGGTAGGGTTCGATGGGGTACTATACAAGTCAGACGCTTTTCTCGTAGCGAACCCGTTTGGAACTGTTCCTGCGGGTTTTGGAAACAACGGGCAAACTGGATTGTTTGAATCCAATGCCATTATGAAGGCGGCTGCGCGTTCCGGTCCAAATGCGGGAACGCTCCTCGGCGGTGATGCGATGGGGCAATCACGAGTCGACAGTTTTCTGGACAGAACGCTTGTCTTTGCCAGAGATATGCAACGCTATTTGCTTGCCGATGAGCAGCGGATCGAGGCACTGCACGCTGAAAGCAGTAACTCTCTCATAACCTATGCGACAGGACTAAATCAGGCGCTTAAGGGATCATCATACATCGCAGGAAACGAGCTAACATTAGCGGATATCGCCGTAGCGTGTGAACTGTGCCAAATGACCAATGAGCGCCGAATTATAGATCAATTCAAACACCTCGCTCCGGAGCCGCTGATGCCACTCTTATCTGAATTTGAAGAGTTGGGGATTCATGTACGTAAACTTTCCAAAAACCCAAAATTTTCCGAAGACCTTTCACGCTACTTCAAAAGATTACTTTCCGTCTGGGATTAG